The Methylomusa anaerophila genome has a segment encoding these proteins:
- a CDS encoding DUF960 family protein: MFTSKWYATRGIATEVGLDIQLTLWSMIDKRKKIGIEVDYLQVFELSINSKDGISVQKVIHRQECPPAIATYFLPIIETPIEMTIWAMDSEEYCMMLLPEEY, translated from the coding sequence ATGTTCACTTCCAAATGGTATGCAACGAGGGGAATTGCTACAGAAGTTGGTTTGGATATACAGCTAACATTGTGGTCAATGATTGATAAACGAAAAAAGATCGGTATTGAAGTTGACTATCTGCAAGTGTTTGAGTTATCAATTAATAGCAAAGATGGAATATCAGTTCAAAAAGTGATTCATAGACAAGAATGTCCGCCAGCTATTGCTACGTATTTCTTACCCATAATTGAAACGCCAATAGAAATGACAATATGGGCTATGGATAGCGAAGAGTACTGCATGATGCTGCTTCCAGAAGAATATTAA
- a CDS encoding recombinase family protein: protein MNKEDNIKHVAIYLRKSRDEGENADVLSKHRDTLVSYAKSHSWTYNLYEEIGSGESIAKRKKVKQLLSHVEDGLYDGVLVMDIDRLGRGNHDDWAEICKAFFYTETFIITPQKIYDLSKEQDEMLFDFQTILARMEYKIIKKRLREGKAAGAKKGMWTNGSPPYPYVYNQATRMIEVDPDKLKIYRMIIDKYLLGMSTLQIAIWLNQRKIAPPYSGKRNKCGWSHVSIHRLLISEIHLGYVIYGKSRSHRGTAQLVNKEDWIKVKGEHQPVKTEEEHAQIMARIEQNKIIPRKCRAGMLPLSGLLYCSKCGRRMQFKRSQTKSGNYWTALCTYTYPDGRKCDQVGRKLDDDFYKALYQHIIKIDEQTLELVDETSAQHRELNALIEMKQKELEQTEQAIEKLFEIFEDGAITKQRLADRIAGHEKTRVELEAEIEKCKTALVAQVNMVTVEMVQKRIDEFKALWTNAINPNEQNRAFKLLVDRIVYDREDNGMRLDILYK, encoded by the coding sequence GTGAATAAAGAGGATAACATTAAACATGTGGCAATCTATTTACGGAAGTCACGAGATGAAGGGGAAAATGCCGATGTTTTATCAAAACATCGTGACACATTAGTTTCCTATGCGAAATCGCATAGCTGGACATATAATCTCTATGAAGAAATTGGCTCTGGTGAGAGCATAGCTAAAAGGAAAAAAGTAAAACAATTACTATCCCACGTAGAAGATGGCCTTTATGACGGTGTATTAGTTATGGACATTGACCGTTTGGGGAGAGGTAATCATGACGATTGGGCTGAAATATGTAAGGCATTTTTCTATACAGAAACTTTTATCATTACGCCACAAAAAATATATGATCTATCCAAAGAACAGGATGAAATGCTTTTTGACTTTCAAACTATTCTTGCAAGAATGGAATATAAAATAATTAAAAAGCGACTGCGAGAAGGTAAAGCAGCCGGCGCAAAAAAAGGCATGTGGACAAATGGTAGTCCACCATATCCCTATGTATATAATCAGGCAACCAGAATGATAGAGGTTGATCCCGATAAACTCAAAATATATCGAATGATTATAGATAAATATCTCTTGGGTATGAGTACCTTGCAAATTGCCATCTGGCTGAACCAGAGAAAGATTGCACCACCTTATAGTGGAAAGCGTAATAAATGTGGTTGGTCACATGTTTCCATTCATCGACTGTTAATCAGTGAAATTCATTTGGGTTATGTGATATATGGAAAGTCAAGGAGCCACAGGGGAACGGCGCAGTTGGTTAATAAAGAGGATTGGATAAAGGTTAAAGGTGAGCATCAACCCGTAAAAACGGAAGAAGAGCATGCCCAGATTATGGCTAGGATTGAGCAAAACAAAATTATTCCCCGGAAATGCCGAGCAGGGATGTTGCCGTTATCAGGACTATTATATTGTTCGAAGTGCGGTAGACGAATGCAATTTAAGCGGAGTCAGACAAAAAGCGGAAATTACTGGACTGCATTATGTACCTATACATATCCTGATGGTAGAAAGTGTGATCAAGTAGGTAGAAAGCTGGATGATGATTTTTATAAGGCATTGTACCAGCATATTATTAAAATTGACGAGCAGACGCTGGAACTGGTTGATGAAACCAGTGCACAACATAGGGAACTTAATGCATTGATTGAGATGAAACAAAAAGAATTGGAGCAGACGGAGCAGGCAATAGAAAAGCTGTTTGAAATTTTTGAGGATGGTGCAATTACTAAACAGCGTTTGGCTGACCGGATTGCTGGCCATGAAAAGACTAGGGTCGAGTTGGAAGCGGAGATAGAAAAATGTAAAACAGCGTTGGTAGCTCAGGTTAATATGGTGACAGTGGAGATGGTTCAGAAACGAATTGATGAGTTTAAGGCATTGTGGACTAATGCTATTAATCCTAATGAACAGAATCGAGCATTTAAGCTGTTGGTTGATCGGATTGTATATGATAGGGAAGATAATGGTATGAGGCTGGATATTTTGTATAAATAA
- a CDS encoding helix-turn-helix domain-containing protein, with protein MNDNWSAIIAGYFYSLLMFANIETIYNYKNKRMFVSARGDTMQNNYETRYIELGKRIAFYREKRGLSQAELAQRVKCSPIYIRKVEGETVAVQTSISGIWEVKKLDFLFSIADALQMDILAFFKPMTEENFLKYRRDH; from the coding sequence GTGAATGACAATTGGTCAGCAATTATAGCTGGCTATTTTTATTCACTTTTGATGTTCGCTAATATAGAAACCATTTATAATTATAAAAACAAACGGATGTTTGTAAGTGCGAGGGGAGATACTATGCAGAACAACTACGAAACGAGATATATTGAACTGGGAAAGAGAATTGCCTTTTATCGCGAAAAACGAGGATTGTCGCAAGCTGAATTGGCACAAAGGGTAAAGTGCAGTCCAATTTACATACGCAAAGTGGAAGGGGAAACTGTAGCGGTTCAAACAAGCATTAGCGGCATCTGGGAAGTGAAGAAGCTAGATTTCCTGTTTTCTATTGCTGATGCATTGCAAATGGATATATTAGCTTTTTTTAAACCCATGACAGAGGAAAACTTCCTTAAATATCGGAGGGACCATTAA